In Qingrenia yutianensis, one genomic interval encodes:
- a CDS encoding transposon-encoded TnpW family protein: MKENTLSYTTRIGKTTFIVNVKQSESAKKPLNTVFQEICRHEMLGDFSADKYLNLENLQKSS; encoded by the coding sequence ATGAAAGAAAACACTTTATCTTATACAACACGAATAGGCAAAACAACTTTTATTGTCAATGTGAAGCAATCGGAAAGTGCGAAGAAGCCTTTGAATACGGTGTTTCAAGAAATATGCAGACACGAGATGTTGGGAGATTTTTCAGCGGATAAATATTTGAATTTAGAAAACTTACAAAAATCATCTTGA
- a CDS encoding helicase C-terminal domain-containing protein — translation MFKEVADIQTADMLNLPVPEVEYHNEVAEPTQFQKDMVADLGERAEEVRKRTVDPSVDNMLKITNDGRKLALDQRMINPMLPDDETSKVSVCANRVYDIWEETKDKKATQLLFCDLSTPKNDGTFSVYNSIREKLLQKGIPENEVAFIHDANTEVKKDELFKKVRSGDVRVLLGSTSKMGAGTNVQKLLYASHDLDCPWRPADLEQRAGRIIRQGNTNEKVHIYRYVTKGTFDTYMWQTVEQKQKFISQIFTSKSPVRVADDIDPTALSFAEIKALSTGNPHIKEKMELDMEVSKLKLIKSSFMSQIYDLEDKVVKFYPKQIAEIAARIKGLEKDIETVKQYPKAEDKFNTMTIDGFGYFEKEKAGNALIERCKKMTSEEPVNIGDYRGFSMELSFDSFQKLFYVTLVGCLSHKVELGTDVFGNIQRIDNALDGFEKRLETEKEKLANTNTQYETAKAEAKRAFPQEAELQEKTKRLAAVEALLKMDKKDDNVIDTDVSDAEVPQQKREYAMAR, via the coding sequence ATGTTCAAAGAGGTTGCCGATATTCAGACGGCGGATATGCTGAATTTGCCCGTGCCGGAGGTTGAATATCACAACGAGGTTGCAGAGCCGACCCAATTTCAAAAGGATATGGTGGCAGACCTCGGAGAACGAGCCGAGGAAGTGCGTAAAAGGACTGTTGATCCGAGTGTTGACAATATGCTGAAAATAACAAACGACGGCAGAAAATTGGCACTCGACCAAAGAATGATAAATCCTATGCTCCCCGATGATGAAACCTCAAAGGTATCGGTATGTGCAAACCGTGTGTATGATATATGGGAGGAAACAAAAGATAAGAAAGCAACGCAATTACTCTTTTGCGACCTTTCCACACCGAAGAATGACGGTACATTTTCCGTGTATAACAGCATACGGGAAAAGCTGCTCCAAAAAGGCATACCCGAAAATGAGGTTGCTTTTATTCACGATGCAAACACAGAGGTTAAAAAAGATGAATTATTCAAGAAAGTGCGAAGCGGTGATGTTCGTGTGCTTCTCGGCTCTACCTCAAAAATGGGTGCAGGGACAAATGTGCAAAAACTGCTCTATGCCTCGCACGACCTTGACTGCCCGTGGCGTCCGGCAGACCTCGAACAGCGAGCAGGGCGTATCATCAGACAAGGCAATACAAACGAGAAAGTGCATATCTACCGTTATGTAACCAAAGGAACCTTTGACACTTATATGTGGCAGACGGTGGAGCAAAAGCAGAAATTCATATCGCAGATATTTACTTCAAAATCTCCCGTCAGAGTTGCGGACGATATTGACCCAACCGCCCTGTCCTTTGCGGAGATAAAGGCACTCTCGACAGGTAATCCGCACATTAAGGAAAAGATGGAGCTTGATATGGAGGTATCCAAGCTGAAGCTGATAAAATCGTCCTTTATGTCGCAGATTTACGACCTCGAAGATAAGGTTGTGAAATTCTACCCCAAACAAATTGCAGAAATCGCAGCAAGAATAAAAGGGCTTGAAAAGGATATTGAAACTGTCAAGCAGTATCCGAAGGCTGAGGATAAATTCAACACAATGACGATTGACGGGTTTGGATATTTTGAAAAGGAAAAAGCGGGTAACGCTCTTATTGAACGCTGCAAGAAAATGACCTCGGAAGAGCCGGTGAATATCGGTGATTACCGAGGTTTTTCTATGGAACTTTCCTTTGACAGTTTTCAAAAATTATTCTATGTAACTCTTGTCGGGTGTTTGTCGCATAAGGTTGAACTCGGAACAGATGTGTTCGGTAATATCCAGCGTATCGACAATGCTTTGGACGGTTTTGAAAAACGGCTTGAAACCGAAAAAGAAAAACTCGCAAACACCAATACGCAGTACGAAACTGCAAAAGCTGAAGCAAAACGGGCGTTTCCGCAGGAGGCGGAATTGCAGGAAAAAACAAAACGCCTTGCCGCAGTCGAAGCGCTGCTCAAAATGGATAAAAAGGACGATAATGTTAT